A genome region from Natranaeroarchaeum sulfidigenes includes the following:
- a CDS encoding DNA polymerase II large subunit, translating into MREEDEEYFGRLEAELDVAMDIASEAKTRGGDPKPEVEIPIARDMADRVENILGIDGVAERVRELEGEMSREEAALELVTDFVEGRVGDYESRDGKIEGAVRTAVALLTEGVVAAPIEGIDRVEINENDDGTEFVAVYYAGPIRSAGGTAQALSVLVADYARSLLDVDEFKPRDDEVERYAEEVGLYDKETGLQYSPKDKETKFITRNCPIMLDGEATGDEEVSGFRDLERIDTNSPRGGMCLVLAEGIALKAPKIKRYTRNLDEVDWPWLDDLMDGTIGDGEAEADGDGDDGDSEDADDEEADADDATDEPVKPEGPPRAEPNKKFLRDLIAGRPVFSHPSEAGGFRLHYGRARNHGNATAGVHPATMHLVDDFLATGTQIKTELPGKAAGVVPVDTIEGPTVRLANGEVRQIDDPAEAIEIRNGVEKVLDIGEYLVNYGEFVENNHPLVPAGYTVEWWVKEFEAAGADVQAMQDDPSVDLADPDPEEALDWATEYDAPLHPNYTCLWHDIDVDEFEALVSAVEDGTVDVDVPTIEHKSVEPSILDVLVLPRSETVREAVEALLLEHTQTDTTLRIPVWRPFVRSLGFEVDGEDLTRTWDELSADARSWPNAVEAVNEVAPFSIRERSPTRVGNRMGRPEKSESRDLSPAVHTLFPIGEAGGSQRDVSAAVKHADSMTDTPGEVEVQVGRRECGECGEHTFKTRCPDCDGHTEPHYECPDCETRLSPDESGRVFCDHCEVEGTSVETRIVDVHAEYRNALESVGERENAFEMLKGVKGLSSKNKTPEPMEKGIFRAKHGVSSFKDGTVRYDMTDLPITAVRASELDVTVDQLQSLGYHEDIHGEPLEHADQLVELKVQDVVLSDGAAEHMLKTADFVDDLLEQYYGLDPYYEVEDREELVGELVFGMAPHTSAATVGRVIGFTSAAVGYAHPFFHAAKRRNCDGDEDCVMLLLDGLLNFSMEYLPDQRGGRMDAPLVMSSRIDPAEIDDEAHNIDVVDEYPLEFYEATRELADPEDVDIEIAEATLGTDREYTDFGHTHDTTDIALGPDLSAYKTLGSMMDKMDAQLELSRKLRAVDETDVAERVIEYHFLPDLIGNLRAFSRQETRCLDCGEKYRRMPLTRECRECGGRVNLTVHEGSVNKYMQTAITVADEFGARDYTKQRLEVLEMKLKSIFEDDTNKQSGIADFM; encoded by the coding sequence ATGCGGGAGGAAGACGAGGAGTACTTCGGGCGACTGGAAGCCGAACTCGACGTCGCGATGGACATTGCCAGCGAGGCGAAAACCCGTGGCGGCGATCCGAAGCCGGAGGTCGAGATCCCGATCGCGCGGGACATGGCCGACCGCGTCGAGAACATCCTCGGCATCGACGGCGTGGCCGAGCGCGTGCGCGAACTCGAAGGGGAGATGAGCCGCGAGGAGGCCGCACTCGAACTCGTGACCGACTTCGTCGAGGGACGGGTCGGCGACTACGAGTCCCGTGACGGCAAGATCGAGGGGGCGGTCCGGACCGCGGTCGCCCTGCTGACCGAGGGCGTCGTCGCGGCACCGATCGAGGGGATCGACCGCGTCGAGATCAACGAGAACGACGACGGCACCGAGTTCGTCGCCGTCTACTACGCCGGACCGATCCGTTCCGCGGGCGGAACCGCACAGGCGCTCTCCGTGCTGGTCGCCGACTACGCCCGGTCCCTGCTCGATGTCGACGAGTTCAAACCGCGCGACGACGAGGTCGAGCGCTACGCCGAGGAGGTCGGCCTCTACGACAAGGAGACCGGCCTGCAGTACTCGCCGAAGGACAAGGAGACGAAGTTCATCACCCGGAACTGCCCGATCATGCTCGACGGCGAGGCGACGGGCGACGAGGAGGTCTCGGGATTCCGGGATCTCGAGCGGATCGATACCAACAGCCCCCGCGGAGGGATGTGTCTCGTTCTGGCGGAGGGGATCGCACTGAAAGCGCCGAAGATCAAGCGGTACACACGCAACCTCGACGAGGTCGACTGGCCCTGGCTCGACGATCTGATGGACGGCACGATCGGGGATGGCGAGGCGGAAGCCGACGGAGACGGCGACGACGGCGACAGCGAGGATGCCGACGACGAGGAGGCGGACGCTGACGACGCCACCGACGAACCGGTCAAGCCCGAGGGACCGCCGCGGGCCGAACCGAACAAGAAGTTTTTGCGCGATCTGATCGCCGGGCGTCCCGTCTTCTCGCATCCCAGCGAGGCTGGCGGGTTCCGGCTCCACTACGGTCGTGCCCGGAACCACGGTAACGCGACCGCTGGTGTCCATCCCGCAACGATGCATCTGGTCGACGATTTCCTCGCGACCGGCACCCAGATCAAGACCGAGCTGCCGGGGAAAGCGGCAGGCGTCGTCCCGGTCGACACCATCGAGGGGCCGACGGTCCGGCTGGCCAACGGCGAGGTCCGCCAGATCGACGATCCGGCGGAGGCCATCGAGATCAGAAACGGCGTCGAGAAAGTCCTCGACATCGGCGAGTATCTGGTCAACTACGGCGAGTTCGTCGAGAACAACCACCCGCTGGTGCCCGCGGGCTACACCGTCGAGTGGTGGGTCAAGGAGTTCGAGGCGGCCGGCGCGGACGTCCAGGCGATGCAGGACGATCCGAGCGTCGACCTCGCGGACCCCGACCCGGAGGAGGCGCTCGACTGGGCCACGGAGTACGACGCGCCACTCCACCCGAACTACACCTGTCTCTGGCACGACATCGACGTCGACGAGTTCGAGGCGCTTGTCTCGGCGGTCGAGGATGGGACGGTCGACGTGGACGTTCCCACGATCGAACACAAGAGCGTCGAGCCGTCGATCCTCGACGTGCTCGTCCTGCCGCGCTCGGAGACCGTTCGGGAGGCCGTCGAGGCGCTCCTGCTCGAACACACCCAGACCGACACGACGCTGCGGATCCCCGTCTGGCGTCCGTTCGTGCGCTCGCTTGGCTTCGAAGTCGATGGCGAGGACCTCACGCGGACGTGGGACGAGCTGTCCGCCGACGCTCGGTCGTGGCCCAACGCCGTCGAGGCGGTCAACGAGGTCGCCCCCTTCTCGATCCGGGAGCGCTCGCCGACCCGCGTCGGCAACCGGATGGGCCGTCCCGAAAAGTCCGAGTCCCGCGACCTGAGCCCCGCCGTCCACACGCTCTTTCCGATCGGCGAGGCAGGTGGCTCACAGCGTGACGTCTCCGCCGCGGTCAAACACGCCGACTCGATGACCGACACCCCGGGCGAGGTCGAAGTACAGGTGGGCCGCCGAGAGTGTGGCGAGTGTGGCGAACACACGTTCAAAACCCGCTGTCCGGACTGTGACGGCCACACGGAGCCACACTACGAGTGTCCGGACTGCGAGACGCGACTGTCCCCCGACGAGTCCGGCAGGGTATTCTGTGATCACTGCGAGGTCGAGGGAACCAGCGTCGAGACGCGGATCGTCGACGTCCACGCGGAGTACCGCAACGCGCTCGAATCGGTCGGCGAGCGCGAGAACGCCTTCGAGATGCTCAAAGGTGTCAAGGGGCTGTCCTCCAAGAATAAGACGCCCGAGCCGATGGAGAAGGGAATCTTCCGCGCGAAACACGGCGTCTCCTCGTTCAAGGACGGCACGGTTCGGTACGACATGACCGACCTGCCGATCACCGCAGTCAGGGCCAGCGAACTGGACGTCACGGTCGATCAGCTCCAGTCGCTTGGCTACCACGAGGACATCCACGGCGAGCCGCTCGAACACGCCGACCAGCTGGTCGAGCTGAAAGTCCAGGACGTCGTCCTCTCCGATGGCGCGGCCGAGCACATGCTCAAGACCGCGGACTTCGTCGACGACCTGCTGGAGCAGTACTACGGGCTCGATCCCTACTACGAGGTCGAGGACCGCGAGGAACTGGTCGGCGAGCTCGTCTTCGGGATGGCCCCCCACACCAGCGCGGCGACAGTCGGGCGCGTGATCGGCTTTACGAGCGCAGCCGTGGGCTACGCGCATCCGTTCTTCCACGCGGCAAAGCGGCGAAACTGTGACGGAGATGAGGATTGTGTAATGCTCCTCCTTGATGGACTTTTGAACTTTAGTATGGAATATTTACCAGATCAGCGAGGTGGGCGGATGGACGCCCCGCTGGTCATGTCCTCCCGGATCGATCCCGCCGAGATCGACGACGAGGCCCACAACATCGATGTCGTCGACGAGTACCCGCTGGAGTTCTACGAGGCGACCCGGGAGCTGGCCGACCCCGAAGACGTCGACATCGAGATCGCCGAGGCGACGCTGGGGACCGACCGGGAGTACACCGACTTCGGGCACACCCACGATACCACGGACATCGCCCTCGGGCCGGATCTGTCGGCGTACAAGACGCTCGGCTCGATGATGGACAAGATGGATGCCCAGCTGGAGCTCTCCCGAAAGCTCCGGGCGGTCGACGAGACAGACGTCGCCGAGCGGGTGATCGAGTATCACTTCCTGCCGGACCTGATCGGGAACCTGCGGGCATTCTCCCGTCAGGAGACGCGCTGTCTGGACTGCGGCGAGAAGTATCGCCGGATGCCACTGACTCGCGAGTGTCGAGAGTGTGGCGGTAGAGTGAACCTCACCGTCCACGAGGGATCGGTCAACAAGTACATGCAGACTGCCATCACTGTCGCCGACGAGTTCGGCGCACGCGATTACACGAAACAGCGCCTCGAAGTGCTGGAAATGAAACTGAAGAGTATCTTCGAGGACGATACCAACAAACAGAGCGGGATCGCGGACTTCATGTAA
- a CDS encoding PPC domain-containing DNA-binding protein, with protein sequence MNYREVTTTGEYLASLDHGADWREEIESLASEVDADAAWFTALGAIQDAEVWFYDQETTEYEPVSFDEPLEVAGCVGNVSLLDGERFAHTHAVLSRPSGEALAGHLDAATVWAGEVYMRTFEESLVREHDERTDLDLWL encoded by the coding sequence ATGAACTATCGGGAGGTCACGACGACGGGCGAGTACCTCGCGAGCCTGGACCACGGCGCGGACTGGCGCGAGGAGATCGAATCCCTCGCAAGCGAGGTCGACGCCGACGCGGCGTGGTTCACGGCGCTTGGAGCCATACAGGACGCGGAGGTGTGGTTCTACGATCAGGAGACAACCGAGTACGAGCCCGTCTCCTTCGACGAACCGCTTGAGGTCGCAGGCTGTGTCGGCAACGTCTCCTTGCTCGACGGTGAGCGGTTCGCCCACACCCACGCCGTCCTCTCGCGGCCGAGCGGCGAGGCGCTCGCCGGACATCTGGATGCCGCGACGGTCTGGGCGGGCGAGGTGTACATGCGGACCTTCGAGGAATCACTGGTTCGAGAACACGACGAACGCACCGATCTGGATCTCTGGTTATAG
- a CDS encoding SDR family oxidoreductase produces MGLETITSGTKQLELVSDSTSAGEIDAEGDSPVVLLTGAGSGIGAATALAFAEEGWAVYATDVETPLSEEIRARCRTRELDVTDDEQCRAVVADVLAETGRLDVLVNNAGYAVPGAVEEVPVDETKAEFDVLVHGPHRLIREVLPAMREQGSGTIVNVSSVLGLAAYQGLGSYAAGKAAMEALSDSLRLELRGTGIDVVLVEPPWVETPFGKRARADLSRRERHESYAETYAALEDGWALDGGPLALSPEQVAETIVAAATDRSPRARYPVGIVATFIRWTRWFPPALLDPIRRAFGWATTRIGRLGARLRQWR; encoded by the coding sequence ATGGGTCTCGAAACGATTACGTCGGGGACGAAACAACTCGAACTCGTGTCCGATTCAACATCGGCTGGGGAGATTGACGCCGAGGGGGACAGCCCTGTTGTTCTGCTCACCGGCGCTGGCTCGGGGATCGGCGCGGCGACAGCGCTCGCGTTCGCCGAGGAGGGCTGGGCGGTGTACGCGACGGACGTCGAGACGCCGTTGTCCGAGGAGATCCGGGCACGCTGTCGGACGCGCGAGCTGGACGTCACCGACGACGAACAGTGTCGGGCAGTCGTTGCGGACGTGCTTGCGGAGACAGGCCGGCTCGACGTGCTGGTCAACAACGCGGGCTACGCCGTACCGGGGGCGGTCGAGGAAGTGCCGGTCGATGAGACAAAAGCAGAGTTCGACGTGCTCGTCCACGGGCCACACCGGCTGATCAGGGAGGTGCTGCCCGCGATGCGCGAGCAGGGATCGGGGACCATCGTCAACGTCTCCAGCGTGCTCGGGCTGGCCGCCTATCAGGGGCTGGGCAGCTACGCGGCAGGAAAGGCCGCAATGGAGGCGCTGTCGGACTCACTTCGGCTTGAACTGCGCGGAACCGGGATCGACGTCGTGCTCGTCGAGCCGCCGTGGGTCGAGACACCCTTTGGTAAGCGGGCCCGGGCAGACCTCTCCCGGCGCGAGCGCCACGAGAGCTATGCGGAGACGTACGCAGCCCTGGAGGACGGCTGGGCACTGGACGGCGGGCCGCTCGCGCTCTCGCCCGAACAGGTAGCCGAGACGATCGTCGCCGCCGCGACCGACCGCTCGCCACGGGCACGATATCCTGTCGGGATCGTGGCGACGTTCATCAGGTGGACGCGCTGGTTTCCACCCGCGCTCCTCGATCCGATCCGGCGTGCGTTCGGGTGGGCGACGACCCGGATCGGGCGACTTGGCGCACGCCTGAGGCAGTGGCGCTAA
- a CDS encoding acetamidase/formamidase family protein, translated as MASQEIHDELHVDQYTLGLVGPDQEWAGTVADGGTISTYTPPACWGPMITPGFRGGHEVTRPIRVENAEVGDAIALHIRDIEVTSVATSTGSMREREEAFGSDPFVDHRCPECGTEWPDSVVEGTGEDAIRCAECGANASAFGFEFGYTVAFDEDRTVGITVDEAGAHDLAERAEEAMDIPENSRQHPILLYEPSEIPGTLGRLRPFIGNVGTTPPIELPDSHNAGDFGQFLIGAEHDWGLDDESDLDARTDGHMDVPEVRAGATLICPVKIDGGGVYVGDLHANQGDGELSLHTTDVSGRTEIDVEVIKDAGIDGPILLPNEEDLPFISRPYTDEELAAGRELADEYETDLTEGMGPIQVIGSGATINDATENAFDRAGTLLDMSEGEVRSRCTFTGGVQIGRLPGVVQLDMLAPLDRLEERGLDGIVREQYGLD; from the coding sequence ATGGCATCTCAGGAGATCCACGACGAACTCCATGTTGACCAGTACACACTCGGGCTCGTGGGGCCCGATCAGGAGTGGGCCGGAACGGTCGCCGACGGCGGTACGATCTCGACCTACACCCCGCCGGCGTGCTGGGGGCCGATGATCACGCCCGGCTTCCGCGGGGGCCACGAGGTCACCCGGCCGATCCGGGTCGAGAACGCCGAAGTCGGCGACGCCATCGCGCTCCACATTCGCGATATCGAAGTCACTAGCGTCGCGACGAGCACGGGATCAATGCGGGAACGTGAGGAGGCGTTCGGCAGCGATCCGTTCGTTGACCACCGCTGTCCCGAGTGTGGCACAGAGTGGCCGGACAGCGTCGTCGAGGGGACCGGTGAGGACGCTATTCGGTGTGCGGAGTGTGGCGCGAACGCCTCCGCCTTTGGCTTCGAGTTCGGCTACACCGTCGCGTTCGACGAGGACCGGACCGTCGGGATCACCGTCGACGAAGCGGGCGCACACGACCTCGCCGAACGGGCCGAGGAAGCGATGGACATCCCCGAGAACTCCCGCCAGCATCCCATCCTGCTTTACGAACCCTCGGAGATCCCGGGGACACTCGGTCGACTCCGGCCGTTCATCGGCAACGTCGGCACGACGCCGCCGATCGAACTCCCGGACTCGCACAACGCCGGGGACTTCGGCCAGTTCCTCATCGGCGCGGAGCACGACTGGGGGCTCGACGACGAGAGCGACCTCGACGCACGGACGGACGGGCACATGGACGTTCCCGAGGTGCGGGCGGGCGCGACGCTGATCTGTCCGGTAAAAATCGACGGCGGCGGCGTCTACGTCGGTGACCTCCACGCGAACCAGGGCGATGGTGAACTCTCCCTGCACACGACCGACGTGAGCGGCCGCACCGAGATCGATGTCGAGGTGATCAAGGACGCCGGGATCGACGGCCCGATCCTCCTGCCCAACGAGGAGGATCTCCCCTTTATCAGTCGGCCCTATACCGACGAGGAGCTGGCTGCGGGTCGCGAACTCGCCGACGAATACGAGACCGACCTCACCGAGGGGATGGGCCCGATCCAGGTGATCGGCAGCGGCGCGACAATAAACGACGCGACCGAGAACGCGTTCGACCGTGCAGGAACGCTACTGGACATGAGCGAAGGGGAAGTCCGCTCGCGGTGTACGTTCACTGGCGGCGTCCAGATCGGCCGGCTTCCTGGCGTCGTCCAGCTGGACATGCTCGCCCCGCTCGATCGGCTCGAAGAGCGCGGACTCGATGGGATCGTCCGCGAGCAGTACGGTCTGGACTGA
- a CDS encoding ABC transporter ATP-binding protein — protein sequence MAAIQLDGVTKRYGSLTAVRDLSLQVEDGEIYGFLGPNGSGKSTTINVLLDFVRPTDGTAEVFGIDCQENPLAVRERIGVLPEGFSVYDRLTGRQHLEFACESKAIDADPQSLLDRVGLSDSADRRASNYSKGMKQRLVLAMALAGDPDLLILDEPTTGLDPNGARRMRELIEAERDRGATVFFSSHILAQVDAVCDRVGILTNGELVAEDSIDALRESTGSVDELRVTVAQPDKRALEAVRSLPGVSGVRTDGNSLLVDCEDGAKADVIAAIEESGVEVTDFSIEEASLEELFERVTTGADR from the coding sequence ATGGCCGCCATCCAGCTCGACGGGGTCACGAAACGGTACGGCTCGCTGACCGCCGTTCGTGATCTCTCCCTCCAGGTCGAGGACGGCGAGATCTACGGCTTTCTGGGCCCGAACGGCTCCGGGAAGTCCACGACGATCAACGTCCTCCTCGATTTCGTCCGCCCGACCGACGGTACCGCCGAAGTGTTCGGTATCGACTGTCAGGAAAACCCCCTCGCTGTGCGCGAGCGCATCGGCGTCCTTCCCGAGGGATTTAGCGTGTACGACCGGCTCACCGGTCGCCAGCACCTCGAGTTCGCCTGCGAATCGAAAGCGATCGACGCGGACCCCCAATCGTTGCTCGACCGTGTCGGCCTCTCCGATTCCGCGGATAGACGGGCCAGCAACTACTCGAAAGGGATGAAACAGCGTCTGGTTCTTGCGATGGCGCTCGCAGGGGACCCCGACCTGCTGATTCTCGACGAACCGACGACCGGGCTCGACCCGAACGGAGCGCGTCGGATGCGCGAGCTGATCGAGGCTGAACGGGATCGTGGTGCAACCGTCTTCTTTTCGAGCCACATCCTCGCGCAGGTCGACGCCGTCTGTGACCGGGTCGGCATTCTTACGAACGGCGAACTCGTTGCGGAGGACAGCATTGACGCCCTCCGGGAATCGACAGGCTCCGTTGACGAGCTCCGGGTTACCGTCGCGCAACCGGACAAGCGCGCCCTCGAAGCTGTGCGATCACTCCCCGGCGTCTCTGGCGTCAGAACCGACGGGAACTCGCTGCTCGTCGACTGTGAGGACGGCGCGAAAGCGGACGTGATCGCGGCGATCGAGGAGAGCGGCGTCGAGGTCACCGATTTCTCGATCGAGGAGGCCTCTCTCGAAGAGCTGTTCGAGCGCGTCACTACGGGGGCGGACCGATGA
- a CDS encoding ABC transporter permease yields the protein MSWQVIARKEISDSIRSRSIIVLSGLFVILALFITALYASVPLFGAAPGEELAVEGLISFFGAAVMFVPLIGALLGYKSIVGERQSGSLSLTLSLPHTRDDVVLGKFLGRSVVLATPILLAFAAGLVLVMALFDAYSILDYLVFVLAVLLIGLAYLSLAIGFSGAVSSSVLSAVGVFVLYVLFRFLYLPALTVAQSTVNRLQTGSWTVAFELDWWMYPLAMINPHYAYQMILHGFVYTDMAQPRYMNAWYINGWTGLIVLAIWIVVPLAVGRALFNRQDL from the coding sequence ATGAGCTGGCAAGTGATTGCCCGCAAGGAGATCAGCGACTCGATCAGATCCCGCAGTATCATCGTTCTCTCGGGGCTGTTCGTGATCCTCGCACTGTTTATTACCGCTCTGTACGCTTCGGTCCCGCTGTTCGGTGCAGCCCCCGGCGAGGAGCTGGCTGTCGAGGGGCTGATCTCGTTTTTCGGTGCGGCAGTGATGTTCGTCCCGCTCATCGGCGCTTTGCTCGGCTACAAGTCGATCGTCGGGGAGCGCCAGTCGGGGAGTCTCTCACTCACCCTCTCGCTTCCACACACACGCGATGATGTCGTCCTCGGAAAGTTCCTCGGGCGATCGGTCGTTCTCGCGACCCCGATTCTGCTCGCGTTCGCCGCAGGGCTCGTGCTCGTCATGGCGCTGTTCGACGCCTACTCGATCCTCGACTATCTGGTATTCGTCCTCGCCGTCTTGCTCATCGGTCTGGCGTATCTGAGCCTTGCCATCGGCTTTTCCGGTGCGGTCTCCTCGTCGGTACTCTCCGCCGTCGGCGTCTTCGTCCTGTACGTGCTCTTTCGGTTCCTCTACCTTCCCGCCCTGACCGTCGCTCAGAGCACTGTCAACCGACTGCAGACGGGGAGCTGGACCGTTGCCTTCGAGCTCGACTGGTGGATGTACCCCCTCGCGATGATCAACCCCCATTACGCCTATCAGATGATACTGCACGGCTTCGTCTACACCGATATGGCACAGCCCCGATATATGAATGCGTGGTATATCAACGGATGGACCGGACTGATCGTCCTTGCCATCTGGATCGTCGTACCGCTCGCAGTGGGTCGCGCCCTGTTCAACCGACAGGACCTCTAG